The following are encoded together in the Tripterygium wilfordii isolate XIE 37 chromosome 18, ASM1340144v1, whole genome shotgun sequence genome:
- the LOC119983676 gene encoding uncharacterized protein LOC119983676, which produces MPSSTGTINGTHHRQNHHSYNPTSSSSSSASFKGCCCCLFLLFSFLVLLVVAVVLVIVLAVKPKKPQFDLQQVGVQYMGITTPNPASLDPSGTPTTTSASLTLSIHMLFTAVNPNKVGIKYGESRFTVMYKGIPLGKASVPGFYQEAHSQRQVDATIVVDRVNLMQTDAADLVRDASLNDRVELRVLGDVGAKIRVLNFDSPGVQVSVDCAIVISPKQQSLTYKQCGFDGLSV; this is translated from the exons ATGCCATCATCAACAGGAACCATCAACGGCACACACCACCGCCAAAACCATCATTCCTATAACCCAACCTCGTCGTCTTCCTCCTCTGCCTCATTCAAGGGCTGCTGTTGCTGCCTattccttctcttctccttcctcgTCCTCCTCGTCGTCGCTGTGGTTCTTGTAATTGTACTTGCCGTGAAGCCAAAGAAGCCCCAATTCGACCTCCAGCAGGTTGGAGTCCAGTACATGGGTATCACCACTCCCAATCCCGCCTCGTTAGACCCTAGCGGCACTCCTACTACCACCTCCGCTTCTCTCACCCTCTCAATTCACATGCTATTCACAGCAGTTAACCCTAACAAGGTAGGGATCAAGTACGGTGAGTCCAGGTTTACTGTCATGTACAAGGGGATTCCGCTCGGGAAGGCGTCGGTGCCCGGATTCTACCAGGAGGCACACAGCCAGCGGCAAGTGGATGCCACCATCGTTGTGGATCGCGTGAACCTGATGCAGACGGACGCGGCGGACTTGGTTAGGGACGCGTCGTTGAACGACAGGGTGGAGCTTCGAGTCCTCGGTGATGTTGGCGCCAAGATCCGTGTCCTCAACTTCGATTCCCCTGGCGTTCAG GTATCAGTGGATTGTGCAATAGTGATTAGTCCGAAGCAGCAGTCTCTTACATACAAGCAGTGTGGATTCGATGGATTGAGTGTCTGA
- the LOC119983560 gene encoding COP9 signalosome complex subunit 8-like, giving the protein MDFSRLQEALASKSYAKIATICDDLMLQVAAEGVAFQDEWPYAIHLLGHIYVDDINSARFLWKSIPSAIKESQQEVVAAWRIGQRLWTRDYAGVYEAIRGFSWSPDAQGLVATFADLYTKRMFQLLLSAYSTISILDTALFLGMNEDDAMNYVVHQGWILDPTSGMLTVKKQAVVSEQKLDPTKLQRLTEYVFQLEH; this is encoded by the exons ATGGATTTCAGTCGCCTACAAGAGGCTTTAGCCTCCAAATCGTACGCCAAGATCGCTACTATCTGTGATGACCTAATGCTTCAG GTCGCAGCTGAAGGTGTCGCGTTTCAGGATGAATGGCCGTACGCGATTCACCTCCTTGGCCAcatttatgtggatgatat CAACAGCGCACGGTTCCTCTGGAAATCAATACCTTCAGCAATAAAAGAGTCCCAGCAGGAAGTGGTTGCGGCGTGGAGAATTGGTCAGAGATTATGGACACGGGATTATGCTGGCGTGTATGAGGCTATTCGTGGGTTTAGTTGGAGTCCAGACGCTCAGGGGCTTGTTGCCACATTCGCAG ATCTTTACACCAAGAGGATGTTTCAGCTATTGCTGTCTGCTTATTCAACAATAAGCATTCTAGACACTGCTCTCTTTCTGGGAATGAATGAAGATGACGCTATGAATT ATGTAGTACATCAAGGTTGGATTTTGGATCCCACTTCTGGAATGCTAACTGTGAAGAAGCAGGCTGTTGTGAGTGAGCAGAAACTGGATCCCACTAAACTTCAGCGCTTGACGGAGTATGTCTTCCAACTTGAACATTGA
- the LOC119983558 gene encoding bZIP transcription factor 12-like: MASSRVMATTSTTNHELPRESSLCPSVSSLLADLQQQQQQESLDPTGDPLVSSMSMDDLLKNIYASASPPPQVLTESQAPFPSAPDARDGDGCIGNTKSVEEVWKEIVAGGNQRLPVTGGGPGEITLEDFLTKAGAVSEEDVRMHNQVEARAAAVYTVDASVGYANGGIGTGETVRRGGKRRVEERPLDKATQQKQRRMIKNRESAARSRERKQAYTVELEALVSQLEEENAQLLKEEAEQNKERFKQLVENLVPVVEKRKPPRVLRRVHSLQW; the protein is encoded by the exons ATGGCGTCGTCGAGGGTGATGGCAACCACGTCAACGACGAATCACGAACTGCCACGTGAATCATCCCTATGCCCCTCGGTCTCTTCTCTGCTTGCCGATCtccaacaacagcagcagcaggaaAGCCTTGACCCAACCGGTGATCCCTTGGTCTCCTCCATGAGCATGGACGATCTCTTGAAGAACATCTACGCCTCTGCCTCTCCTCCACCGCAAGTGCTAACCGAGTCTCAGGCGCCGTTCCCCAGCGCGCCCGACGCACGCGATGGCGACGGTTGTATTGGGAACACCAAGTCTGTGGAGGAGGTGTGGAAGGAGATTGTGGCAGGCGGGAATCAGAGGCTACCGGTTACTGGTGGAGGTCCTGGTGAGATCACGCTGGAGGATTTCTTGACCAAGGCAGGAGCGGTGAGTGAGGAGGACGTTAGGATGCATAATCAGGTGGAAGCTCGTGCAGCTGCTGTGTATACTGTCGATGCGAGTGTGGGGTATGCAAATGGCGGAATTGGAACGGGAGAAACAGTGAGAAGAGGAGGTAAGAGAAGGGTAGAGGAACGACCACTTGATAAGGCTACACAGCAAAAGCAGAGGCGCATGATCAAGAACAGAGAGTCCGCCGCCAGGTCCAGAGAGCGCAAGCAG GCTTACACAGTAGAGCTTGAAGCCCTTGTGTCACAGCTAGAGGAGGAGAATGCACAGCTGTTGAAAGAAGAG GCTGAGCAAAACAAGGAGAGGTTTAAACAG CTTGTGGAGAACCTAGTTCCTGTTGTTGAGAAGCGAAAACCTCCGCGTGTTCTTCGCAGAGTGCATTCTTTGCAGTGGTAG